A window of the Fulvia fulva chromosome 3, complete sequence genome harbors these coding sequences:
- a CDS encoding Autophagy-related protein 14, which yields MECAICMRGYGTRRRPLCMTCVQSALYSPRVRQATALLDREKSHTHAEAILRPGNDGVLASLPDDADLDAITTGIKKHSYDRARAEREAAEDRLTQILDHAQGLRSDMEEYKSTIDMRKERLEHRRRDLATRRSELDKQRSRAMDPVASSIKKALQRLDRTRYKIVEARSLLCREAASASNLQRRKGPDGRSVYMLGGIGIPDLRLLNQRTQAAHRKTAAGGRVIEEPHDSVSESFDNVARLLNLCAHYLSVRLPAEIILPHEDFPRAVIMPERSSYKQKNISFPGLTTSQSSSPAASRVLDRNQPRPRPLWLDRPLAQLSKEDAKSYGLYVEGITLLAWDVAWLCKTQGIDNVNNYEEACNIGRNLWQLLLLSRKHQRPSLDRRDTATSGKSTPVHDLRLGVFSHASATHNLASATGLDLMKDWKLASSARLADKLRSNLLADISGAEWDFIEGEEWDEDREEDRPVMVGGSRRPQESRYAAMSVISVKPSDGAEDEDIGSASDAKRKGNSGWMKVRGRSDG from the coding sequence ATGGAGTGCGCTATCTGTATGCGCGGGTATGGTACGCGGAGGAGACCGCTATGTATGACTTGTGTGCAGTCAGCTTTGTACAGCCCTCGAGTGCGACAAGCGACAGCCTTACTCGATCGCGAGAAGTCGCATACTCATGCCGAGGCCATCCTTCGACCCGGCAATGACGGTGTGCTAGCATCGCTGCCAGACGATGCCGATCTCGATGCTATCACTACCGGGATCAAGAAACACAGCTACGACCGGGCACGGGCAGAACGAGAGGCTGCCGAGGACCGCCTAACCCAGATCCTCGACCATGCCCAAGGCTTGAGATCAGATATGGAGGAGTACAAGAGCACGATCGATATGCGCAAGGAGAGACTGGAGCATCGTCGAAGAGATCTGGCTACTAGGCGCAGCGAGCTGGACAAGCAGAGATCAAGAGCCATGGACCCTGTTGCATCGAGCATCAAGAAGGCTTTGCAACGTCTCGACCGCACGCGCTACAAGATCGTCGAAGCTCGTAGTCTGCTGTGTCGCGAGGCAGCCTCGGCAAGCAACCTCCAACGGCGCAAAGGCCCGGATGGACGATCTGTCTACATGCTTGGGGGCATCGGCATACCCGACCTACGCTTGCTGAATCAGAGGACACAGGCTGCTCACAGGAAGACCGCAGCAGGAGGCAGGGTCATAGAAGAGCCTCATGATTCCGTATCTGAAAGTTTCGACAATGTCGCTCGCCTACTCAACCTATGTGCGCACTACCTTTCGGTGCGACTACCTGCCGAGATCATTCTTCCCCACGAGGACTTCCCACGCGCTGTAATCATGCCAGAAAGATCGTCCTACAAGCAGAAGAACATCTCATTTCCAGGATTAACTACCAGCCAGTCATCGAGTCCGGCGGCTTCGCGTGTACTGGACCGAAATCAGCCAAGGCCGAGGCCACTGTGGCTCGATCGCCCACTTGCGCAGCTCAGCAAGGAGGATGCAAAGTCATATGGTCTCTATGTCGAGGGTATCACATTACTTGCTTGGGATGTTGCGTGGTTGTGTAAGACGCAGGGCATCGACAATGTCAACAACTACGAAGAAGCCTGCAACATCGGCCGGAACCTCTGGCAACTGCTCCTGTTGAGCCGCAAACATCAACGACCGTCGCTCGATCGCAGGGATACAGCAACATCTGGTAAGAGTACCCCAGTCCACGATCTGCGATTGGGCGTGTTCTCCCACGCTTCAGCCACCCACAACCTGGCCAGCGCAACCGGCCTGGATCTCATGAAGGACTGGAAGCTTGCGTCATCTGCCAGACTGGCCGACAAGTTGAGGTCAAACTTGTTGGCAGACATTTCGGGCGCAGAGTGGGACTTCATCGAGGGGGAGGAGTGGGACGAGGACCGCGAAGAAGACAGACCTGTCATGGTGGGAGGGTCTAGGCGACCTCAAGAGTCGAGGTACGCTGCTATGAGTGTGATAAGCGTCAAGCCTAGTGATGGCGCCGAAGATGAGGACATCGGGTCGGCATCTGATGCTAAGCGGAAGGGTAATAGTGGGTGGATGAAGGTGAGAGGGAGAAGTGATGGATGA
- a CDS encoding Signal recognition particle receptor subunit beta, which translates to MCLVDPTASSDHLHQVMSQEHLVSMADPSWDDMSTVNRWLTWAFSPAISAILVTLVVSLLSPILIHWYLYKTAVAKEPPSIILLGPSGAGKTSLLTLFANGTTSTTHTSQEPQTALCRLPDSTRSREDRFRSENDNSSPSQPTFHLVDNPGHGKLRHHATTSILSRTSVRGLLFVVDSAAVSSTAGLTEAAEYLHDILLLLQKRHTQGKTSKGPTAIPVLVAANKQDVFTSLPAALVKTKLEEEIAKVRANKSRGLMDSGVAMDNDADGDDEKNWLGEYGSKEFKFTQMDEHGVEVTVVGGNVRGNGDESGKVEEWRAWIGDNL; encoded by the exons ATGTGTCTTGTAGATCCGACAGCGTCATCAGACCATCTGCACCAAGTCATGTCGCAAGAACATCTCGTGAGCATGGCAGACCCGAGCTGGGACGACATGAGTACTGTCAACAGGTGGCTCACCTGGGCATTCTCTCCGGCCATATCGGCCATCTTGGTGACGCTTGTGGTGTCACTGCTCAGTCCCATCCTCATCCACTGGTATCTCTACAAGACAGCTGTCGCGAAAGAGCCGCCGAGCATCATACTACTGGGACCAAGTGGTGCTGGCAAGACCAGTCTCCTAACACTG TTCGCGAATGGCACAACATCGACAACCCACACCTCGCAAGAACCCCAAACAGCACTATGCCGCCTGCCAGACTCAACACGATCACGCGAAGACCGATTCCGCTCCGAAAATGACAACTCCTCCCCATCACAGCCCACCTTCCACCTCGTTGACAACCCAGGCCATGGAAAGCTACGACACCATGCAACGACATCAATCCTCAGCAGGACTTCTGTGCGGGGTCTGCTCTTCGTTGTAGACAGTGCGGCAGTCAGCTCAACCGCGGGTCTCACCGAAGCAGCCGAGTATCTCCACGACATCCTACTTCTCCTACAAAAGCGGCACACCCAAGGCAAGACCAGCAAAGGACCCACAGCGATCCCAGTCCTCGTAGCAGCGAATAAGCAAGATGTCTTCACGTCACTTCCGGCTGCACTGGTCAAGACGAAATTAGAAGAGGAGATCGCCAAGGTTAGGGCGAACAAGAGCAGAGGATTGATGGACAGTGGTGTGGCCATGGACAACGATGCTGATGGAGACGACGAGAAGAACTGGCTGGGCGAATACGGAAGTAAGGAGTTCAAGTTCACGCAGATGGACGAGCACGGTGTGGAAGTCACAGTCGTGGGCGGGAACGTCAGAGGCAACGGCGACGAATCCGGGAAGGTGGAAGAGTGGCGGGCGTGGATTGGGGACAACCTATAG
- a CDS encoding Putative oxidoreductase bli-4, mitochondrial — protein MSTDTAMDAIKNTLGLNNSFDPNKDIPDLSGKTYVVTGGSAGIGFGICAHLLQHNCAALYLLGKKEEHLSEAEEGLKKYGDTSKVHTIQIELEDLKHTAEVANKLKDELPQLDGLILNAGLGVGPYNVSKDGLDTHMQVNVIAQHHLMMVLLPTLLKTPDSRIALQSSDLHRPAPSDTKFASTSDLNRDIGAMNLYNRSKLAQVLLVRTLHRRKQTFHLGLTPSSAPWINATHPGGVATDQQDQAIEAYGTAGKMGVKAVRPFMKDPVDEGCRPILFAATAREVGVEGIDGAYIVPERKVTEPSKQAQDEALQERLWKLVGEVLREKLGELPYEM, from the coding sequence ATGTCCACTGATACAGCCATGGACGCCATCAAGAACACCCTCGGCCTCAACAACAGCTTCGATCCAAACAAGGATATCCCCGACCTCAGTGGCAAGACATACGTAGTCACCGGAGGAAGTGCAGGCATCGGCTTCGGTATCTGTGCTCACCTGCTCCAGCACAACTGTGCCGCCCTCTACCTCCTAGGCAAGAAAGAAGAGCACCTATCCGAAGCCGAAGAAGGCCTCAAGAAGTACGGCGACACCAGCAAAGTCCACACCATCCAGATCGAGCTCGAAGACCTCAAGCACACCGCCGAAGTAGCCAACAAACTCAAAGACGAGCTGCCTCAACTCGACGGCCTAATCCTCAACGCAGGCCTCGGCGTAGGCCCCTACAACGTCTCCAAAGACGGCCTCGACACGCACATGCAAGTGAACGTTATTGCCCAGCATCACCTCATGATGGTCCTTTTACCAACTCTTTTGAAAACGCCAGATTCCCGCATCGCCCTCCAATCCTCCGACCTGCACCGCCCGGCCCCCAGCGACACAAAATTCGCCTCCACCTCCGACctcaaccgcgacatcggcGCCATGAACCTCTACAACCGCAGCAAACTCGCCCAAGTCCTCCTGGTCCGTACGCTCCACCGCCGTAAACAAACCTTCCACCTCGGCCTCACGCCCTCCTCCGCCCCCTGGATCAACGCCACGCATCCCGGCGGCGTGGCGACGGATCAGCAGGACCAGGCTATTGAAGCTTACGGCACGGCTGGGAAAATGGGTGTGAAAGCTGTGCGGCCGTTCATGAAGGATCCGGTAGACGAGGGGTGTCGACCGATTCTGTTTGCtgctacggcgagggaggTTGGGGTGGAGGGTATTGATGGGGCGTATATTGTGCCGGAGAGGAAAGTGACGGAGCCGAGCAAGCAGGCGCAGGATGAGGCGTTGCAGGAGAGGTTGTGGAAGTTGGTTGGGGAAGTTTTGAGGGAGAAGTTGGGGGAGCTGCCTTATGAGATGTGA